Sequence from the Flavobacterium sp. TR2 genome:
ATCAGTACGACAAAAGTGAAAAACCGGCAAAAGGAGCTTTTTTCACCAATTATCACGCAGAAAACAAACAAGAATTGGTAGAATATGATTTTGATAAATCGCCAACAATCAACATCCCTGGCGATTGGAATTCGCAGATTGCAGAACTGAAATATTACGAAGGAAATGTATGGTTCAAAAAGTCTTTTGATTACAATTTAGCGGCTAATAAACGCCTGTTTTTATATTTGGGAGCCATTAATTATAAAGCTGATGTGTATTTAAACGGAAAAAAACTAGGAACGCATGAAGGCGGTTTCACACCGTTTAATTACGAAGTGACTTCAATCGTAAAACCTACGGGAAATTATCTAGTCATTAAAGTTGACAATACCCGCCATAAAGAAGATGTGCCAACCGTAAACACCGATTGGTGGAACTACGGCGGCATCACGCGAGATGTGACTTTAATTGAAGAAGAGGCTTCTTTTGTGGAAGATTATACAATCCAGCTGAAAAAAGGCAATGCAAATGTTATTTCAGGTTTTATAAAAATCAATAATTTAGATGCTTCAAAAAATCAGATTTCAATTTCAATTCCTGAATTAAAAGTCAACTTCAAAGGAAAAGCGGATGGCAACGGAATTTTAAACTTCGAAATCCCAGCCAAAAAAATCTTGTACTGGTCTCCAGAAAATCCGAAATTATATAATGTTACTGTTGACTTTAACGGGAAAAAATTAAACGATCAGATTGGTTTTAGAACTATCGAAACTAAAGAAGATAAAATTCTGCTAAACGGAAAACCAGTTTTCTTAAGAGGAATTTCAATTCACGAAGAAAATGCAAAAGGCGGCCGCGCCAATTCTGTAGAAGATGCTTTGCGCTTATTAAACTGGGCAAAAGAATTGGGTTGCAATTATGTGCGTCTGGCGCATTATCCGCATAACGAAAATATCATTCGCGAAGCTGATAAAATGGGAATAATGGTTTGGGAGGAAATTCCGGTATATTGGACTGTAGAATTTACAAACAAAAACACGTATCAAAATGCCGAAGATCAATTGACAGCTTCTATTACAAGAGATAAAAACAGAGCAAGCATTATCATTTGGTCAATGGCAAATGAAACGCCAATTTCTGATGCTCGAAATGCTTTCATCAAAAATTTGGCATCACACACCAGATCATTAGACAATACCAGATTAATCAGCGCTGCTTTATTAACCAAAAAAGAAACTATTGATGATCCGATTGGTGAAGTTTTAGATGTTGTGGCTTTCAACCAATATTTGGGCTGGTACGGCGGAAATTTGGAAGATGCTGAAAAAATAACATGGAAATCTAAATACAATAAACCTATTGTTGTTTCTGAGTTTGGAGGCGATGCAAAAGCCGGTTTTCATGGAGAGAAAAACGAACGTTGGACAGAAG
This genomic interval carries:
- a CDS encoding glycoside hydrolase family 2 protein → MKKLLTALLLTSSVLASAQNLISNVQNRNTTSLNGVWNYIIDPYQTGFYSFHLDQYDKSEKPAKGAFFTNYHAENKQELVEYDFDKSPTINIPGDWNSQIAELKYYEGNVWFKKSFDYNLAANKRLFLYLGAINYKADVYLNGKKLGTHEGGFTPFNYEVTSIVKPTGNYLVIKVDNTRHKEDVPTVNTDWWNYGGITRDVTLIEEEASFVEDYTIQLKKGNANVISGFIKINNLDASKNQISISIPELKVNFKGKADGNGILNFEIPAKKILYWSPENPKLYNVTVDFNGKKLNDQIGFRTIETKEDKILLNGKPVFLRGISIHEENAKGGRANSVEDALRLLNWAKELGCNYVRLAHYPHNENIIREADKMGIMVWEEIPVYWTVEFTNKNTYQNAEDQLTASITRDKNRASIIIWSMANETPISDARNAFIKNLASHTRSLDNTRLISAALLTKKETIDDPIGEVLDVVAFNQYLGWYGGNLEDAEKITWKSKYNKPIVVSEFGGDAKAGFHGEKNERWTEEYQEYLYIQNLKMIEKIPHLSGTSPWILVDFRSPKRLLPGIQDGYNRKGLISNDGEKKKAFYIMQDWYAKKKNEY